GGATTCCCGACCTGACCGATGCCGAATTCGCGCGCTGGGATCAGCTGGGCCTGATCGAACACCTCGATATCGACGGCACGCGCTGGTACTTCAAGCGCGCACCGTCCAACCTGTTCCGGCTCAGCGATGAAGCACGTGCGCGCCGCCGTGCCGATGCACCGCTGCCGGCGCCGGGCCCGAACGAAGTGCTCAATGCGCATCACGCACGCGTGCTCGCTGCTGCTGACCAGAGCGGCGGGACGTCGGTGCTGCCGCAGCGCATTGCGTTCACCCAGTCGCTGACAGTGAAGGCCGACGCCGTGCCGGCCGGGGAAACCATCCGCGCGTGGATTCCATACCCGCGCGAGATTCCCGGGCAGCAGGAGCAGGTGCAGTGGCTGGGCAGCACGCCGGGCAAGGCGCGCGTCGCCCCGGCCAGCACTCTGCAGCGCACCGCCTATCTGGAAGCGAAGGCGGTGGCCGGGCAGCCGACCCGGTTCGAGATCCGCTACGCGGCCACGATCTTCGCGCGGCATACGGCGGTAGACCCGGCACGCGTGCAAGCCACCCCGGCCGATCCGGCGCTGCAGCCGTTCCTCGCCGAGCAGCTGCCGCACGTGCGTTTCACTCCGGCACTGAAGCTGTTTTCCGACCAGGTGCTGCAGGGCGAAACGCGCCCGTATGAAGTGGTGCGCCGGCTGTACTCCGCGGTCGATCGCATTCCGTGGGCGGGCGCCCGCGAATATTCGACCCTCAGCAACATCAGCGATTACGCCCTGCATGCCGGGCATGCCGACTGCGGGCAGCAGACGCTGCTGCTGATCGCCCTGCTGCGCATGAACGGCATTCCCGCGCGCTGGCAGTCGGGCAGGGTGTTCTCCGATGACGGCAGCGGCTACGCCAACCTGCACGACTGGGGTGCGGTCTATCTGGCGCCCTATGGCTGGCTGCCGATGGACGTGACCACCGGTGCGCTGGCCAGCGATGCGCCTGCGCTGCGCGACTTCTATATCGGTAGCCTCGATGGCTACCGCATCGCCTTCAACGATGATTTCGGCCAGCCGTTCGTGCCCGCCAAACAGCATTACCGCTCGGAAACGGTCGACTCGCAGCGCGGCGAGGCCGAGTGGGCGGGCGGCAACCTGTACTTCGACCAATGGGACGACGACTTCCAGTGGCAGGTACTGCCGGCCGGGCAACGCTAGCGCACCACCTCAACCACCACACCATTCAATTCTTGCAGGAGAGAGCAGGGGATGAAGGCTTACAGCATCAAGCGGGCGGCGTTGTGCGTCGCCCTTGGGGCGTGTCTGGGCATCATGTTGCCCGGCACCGTGATGGCCCAGACCGTGAGCGGCGCCGTCGCCGGCCGCGCAACCGCCGGTGACCAGGTCACCGTGGTGAGCAGCAGCACCGGCCTGACCCGGACCGTCACCGTCGGCGCCGATGGCAGCTACCGCCTCGGCCAGCTGCCGGTAGGCGACTACCAGCTGCAGCTCAGCCGCGAGGGGCAGAAACTGGGCGACCAGGTGGCTGTCAGCGTGGCAGTGGGTGGCACCACCACGGTGAACCTGGCCAGCGCCGGCGGCGT
This genomic stretch from Stenotrophomonas sp. SAU14A_NAIMI4_5 harbors:
- a CDS encoding transglutaminase-like domain-containing protein, with the translated sequence MDPVVRKLRLPAAAGLCAALLLWASSAAAQDVREQGAGETRLIDLVDSGHFAEAEDLLKRGDLPATAAYQRERMRRIRMDFSLDEAAAKTAVRRWIPDLTDAEFARWDQLGLIEHLDIDGTRWYFKRAPSNLFRLSDEARARRRADAPLPAPGPNEVLNAHHARVLAAADQSGGTSVLPQRIAFTQSLTVKADAVPAGETIRAWIPYPREIPGQQEQVQWLGSTPGKARVAPASTLQRTAYLEAKAVAGQPTRFEIRYAATIFARHTAVDPARVQATPADPALQPFLAEQLPHVRFTPALKLFSDQVLQGETRPYEVVRRLYSAVDRIPWAGAREYSTLSNISDYALHAGHADCGQQTLLLIALLRMNGIPARWQSGRVFSDDGSGYANLHDWGAVYLAPYGWLPMDVTTGALASDAPALRDFYIGSLDGYRIAFNDDFGQPFVPAKQHYRSETVDSQRGEAEWAGGNLYFDQWDDDFQWQVLPAGQR